DNA sequence from the Arthrobacter jinronghuae genome:
TACGCTGGAGCACCTGCGCCGCAGCGGCTCCGACTACAGCTGGTTCATTCTGAACAAGGCGATCATCCGCAAGGAATTTGCGCTTTCCGGTTCGGAACAGAATCCGGACCTCACCGGAAAGTCACTCCGGGACGTGCTGAAGCGGGCCACCGCCGGAGTGCCTGCCCCTGTCCAGGCGTTCCTGGACCACGGCGAGGATTTTATTACCGCCAATTCGGTCGAGGAACTCGTTGCCGGCATGAACCTGCTGGCCAAGGGCTCGTCCGTGCAGGGGGACGCGCCGGAACTGTCGGCTGAGTCGGTGCGGCATGAACTGGAATCCAGGGACCGGGAAATCCGCAACCCGTTCACGAAGGACTCCCAGGTGACCGCCATCCGCGGGGCACGCACCTATCTGGGAGACCGGTTGATCCGCACCGCTGCACCGCACCGCATCCTGGATCCGAAGGCCGGACCCCTGATCGCCGTGCGCTTGTCCGTACTGACCCGCAAGACCCTCGGCGGGTTGGAGACGGACCTGCAGTCCCGCGTCCTGGCCGACGACGGCACACCGGTCCCCGGCCTTTTCGCAGCAGGGGAGGCCGCCGGCTTCGGCGGCGGCGGAATGCACGGCTACCGCTCGCTGGAAGGGACGTTCCTCGGCGGGTGCCTGTTCAGCGGGCGGGCTGCCGGCCGGGCTGCGGCCGGCTAGCCAGCGGGTCTCCCAAAGACCACTGGCCGGGACACCTTCTTTGAGGTGTCCCGGCCAGTGAAGCTGCAGTTTTACGGTTTAGCCGGCATAGCCCAGGGACTTCGCCTGGCGGTACTGCTTCATCTGGTTGAAGTAGGCAGTGGCCGGGGCGGTAAAGAGCATCACCGCGGCGGCAATGATCAGCAGGATGGAAACGAGGCTGAGGATACCCTCGAGGGAGCCGTTGACCTGGAACAGACTCAGCAGGGAAAGCCCGGCGAACACGGTGATGACGATGCGTGCCCAGTTGTGCCCCTTCCGTGCAAACACGGCGAACAGGACGCTGACCGCAACACTGAGCACGCCGATCACGACGCCGGTAACAATTCCGATGGTTACTGCAGTGTCCGCTTCAGCGGCGGTGAGCCCGCTTACCCGGGCAAGCTCACTGCGGCCCTCATCGGACATCAAGTCGACAATGGAAAGGATCCCGGCAATGAGGCTGAGAACGGCAGAGGCGATCAGGAGCCAGAACCCACGCTCCACTGCGGCCGGACGCTCCGGCGCGGCAGGGGCGGCAGCGGGTTGCCCTCCGCTGAAGGCGTTGTAGTTGTAGTTCGAAGGCGTGCTCATTATTCCCCTTAGATACTTTTGACCAACGGTTCCACGATCGCCAATGACAAACGGCCGTTTCGGCATAGCCTAACCAAGACTTCGCCTGTTGTGCCTCCCCACTTCGGCGGAGATCCAGGGTGTTTTTGACCGGATGGACCCACGCCGGTTCCGCCGAAAGGATTACTCCGGGGCTGGCCCGGAGACGCCGGAGCCGAGTCGGTGTCCGCACAGGAATAACGCCTTCCCCGCCGCAGTTGAGATAAACATGCAAACGCATGAAGAGGAGTCCAATATGGTGGATCGCAGGATTGTCGTGGTTTCGGGCGGACTGGGTGTTCCGTCGTCGTCCCGGATGCTTGCCGATGCCTTGGCGTCGGCGGCCAAGGCTGAGATCGAGGGACTTGGGCTGAGCGCCAGCGTCAGCACCTTCGAACTGCGTGAATACGCCGTGGATATCGCCAACAACATGGTGACCGGTTACGCCGCGCCGCGGCTGGACGCAGCGATAAACGAGCTTATTGCGGCTGATGCACTTGTTGCGGTGACCCCGGTGTTCACCGCTTCGATGAGCGGGCTGTTCAAGTCCTTCTTCGACGTCATCGACAACACTGCCTTGGACGGCAAACCGGTACTGCTCGGCGCCACCGGCGGCAGTGCCCGGCATTCCATGGTCCTGGACTATTCCCTGCGGCCGATGTTCAGCTATCTCCGCGCCCGGGTTGCTCCAACCGCTGTCTACGCCGCACCGGGCGACTGGGGAACGGGCGAAACCGGTACCGGTTCCCTGGACCAGCGGGTCCACCGTGCCGCCGGAGAACTGGTGGCACTGCTGGGGGATGCACCGGTGCAGAAGCGCCGGGATCCGGCGCAGTCGCTGCCCTTCGAGGAATTGCTCGCTCAGACGCAGCGCAAGTAAGCGCGAACTCCTACGTGTCTACGCGGGGGCCGGAGGCGACGTCGCCGTCCCACCCCAGATTGCTGGCCATCCGCTGCAGGACGGCAAGCAGGGCGGTGTATTCCTCTTCAGTGATGTTGTCCGTCATCAGTTGCCGAATCCGGTCCACCGCACCGCGGAGGTTCTCCAGGCTTCGGCTGCCGAGGTCGGTGAGCTGGTACTGGCCGTCTTCCAGCAGCACCCAGCCGGATTCCCGCAGTTCCTCGATAAGTTCCGCGGAGGTGCCGGTCTCCACCGCGGGAAAGAAGGGGCGCAGGCCGTCCGATAACTCTTTTTGGGTAGCGGGGCCTTCAACCAGCAGGTTCATCATTTGCCACTGCCGGCGGGTCACGCCGTGTTCTTCGAAGCTGGCACCAAACTGGTCGTCGACCAGTTGGTCGACGAGCTTGAGCCAGAATCCGATGGGACGCTCCTGATTCGCCATCACTCCACTGTACAAATCAAACCCCGTGCAGGGAATGGCAGCGGTGCAGGCAGCCGGCCGCAGTCGAAGCGGGCTTGGGGCCGCGTCGGACCAGGTGGGGGTTCTGCTCAGTCGAAGCGGGCCTGGGTGCCGCACCGGGGGCAGGGGGCGGACCGGGCGAGGTCCAGGCACACCGCACACACGGGAAGGTCCCCGGTATCGTCCTGCAGCGGACGGTTGGGCATCTGTTTACCGCAGTAGGGAACCGGGCGGCGTGCACGGCTGCGTGCCCGACGCTTGCAGGGGGTGCAGAAAATGTGCACCAGATCGTCTTCATCCTTGGGGCGGGTCCCGACCGGCCGGACCAGCGTTGATTCCTGGACGCTCATTGCCTTTCCTTGGTACGCATGTTGCTCGACCCGCGGCCGTCCGACGGCGGAAGCGGGCCATGCTTCCAAAGTAACCGGTTCCACGCGCCGTAGAATTTGGCCGGTCCCGGCGCCGGCGCGGGATTGAGCGGGAGTCCGCAGACGCAGGGTGCCCGAATTCACGTCCGGATCCGCTGCAGATGCCGGTCCGTTACTGCAGCGGTTCCAACGCAGGTCCGTTACTGCAGCAGTGACCGGATGTCGTCAGCGGTGAGCGCGGAACTGAAGACGGCGTCGTCGTCCATCACGGACGAGAAGAGCTTCGCCTTTTGCTCCTTCAACGCCATGACCTTTTCCTCGATCGTGTCCCGGGCGACCATGCGGTAGACCATCACGTTGTTCTTCTGCCCGATCCGGTGCGTGCGGTCCACTGCTTGGGATTCCGCTGCCGGGTTCCACCACGGATCCAGCAGGAAGACGTAATCCGCCTCCGTCAGGTTCAGCCCGAATCCGCCGGCCTTGAGGCTGATCAGGAACACGGGAACAACGCCGTCCTTGAAGGAAGCAATCACTTCGGCCCGGTTGCGGGTGGAGCCGTCGAGGTAGGCGTACTTGATGCCCTGCTCGTCCAGGCGCTGGGCGGCCTTTTTCAGGAAGGAAGTGAACTGGCTGAAGATCAGGGCCCGGTGGCCCTCGGCAGTAATGTCTTCGAGCTGCTCAAAGAGTACGTCCAGCTTCGCCGAGGGCACGCCGTCGTACTCCTCCGCCTCGACGAGTGACGCGTCCAGGCTGAGCATGCGCAGCAGGGTGAGGGAACGGAAGACGATCATGCGGTTCCGGTCCATGTCCTGGATGAGGCCCATGAGTTTCTGGCGTTCGCGCTGCAGATGCGTCTCGTAAATCTTGCGGTGCTTCGGATGCAGTTCAACCTCAAGGATCTGTTCCTGCTTTTCCGGCAGGTCCTTGGCCACGGCTTCCTTGGTGCGGCGCATCAGCAGCGGCCGAATGCGCCTGCGCAGCCGTGCCAGCAGTTCGGGGCTGTCGCCGCGTTCGATGGGCCGCTGGTATTCGTCGGCGAATTTGCGGGCGGAAGGGAACAGGCCCGGTGCCACGATGGCGAACAACCCCCAGAGCTCCATCAGGTTGTTTTCCATCGGGGTGCCCGTGATGGCCAGTTTGAACGGCGCGGGCAGGTCCCGAGCGCACTGGTGGACGCGGGTCACCCGGTTCTTGACGAACTGCGCCTCATCGAGAATCAGGCCGTCCCAGTCCAGTTTCCGGTAGGAGGCGAAGTCAAGCCGGAACACCGCGTAGGAGGTGAGGACGACGTCGGCACCTGCCACCACTTCGGCGAGCGGTACGCGGGACTTGCCGCTGGTGTCGGAGACTGTCACCACCTTCAGCCCGGGTGTGAAGCGTGCGGCCTCGGAGGCCCAGTTGGGAACCACCGAGGTGGGGGCAACCACCAGGAAGGGATGAGCCGGTTTAGTCCCGCCCTGTTCACGGGCATGGGCAAGCAGGGCCAGGGTCTGCAGGGTCTTGCCGAGCCCCATGTCATCGGCCAGGATTCCGCCCAGTCCGTGGTTCCAGAGGAACGCCAGCCAGTTGAAACCGTCCTGCTGGTACGGCCGCAGGCTGGCCTGGAGCCCGGCCGGCAGCGGCACCGGGTCCACGGACTCCAGATTCAGCAGTGCCGAGACGGACTCCCGCCAGGCGACGGCTTCCTCGGTTTCCTCCGCCAGTCCCTCCAGCTCGGACCACAGCCCGGCCTGGTAACGGCTGATGGACAGTTCTCCGGTATCCCATTCCTGCAGGCCCTGTGCCTCGTTGATCAGGGCGTGCAGATGTTCAAACTCGGGACGGTCCAGGGAAAGGTAGGTCCGGTCCACGAGCAGCAGCTTGGTTTTGCCCTGCGCGATGGCCTTGAAGATATCCGCGAACGGGACCAGCCGGCCCTCCACCGTGACCATCACCGCGAGGTCGAACCAGTCGCGGCGTTCGGTTTCCACCGTGGTGATTTTCAGCTTCGGCGCCTCGAGCAGCTCCCGGTAATCGGGCCGGGTTCCTTCGATTTCCACCCGCACCCCGTCGAGCTTCTCCAGCTCCGGCAGGACATGCTCGGTGAACTCGGCGGCCTCTATCTCGCGCAGGGTCCGGTTGCGGGGTACCGCGTGCAGGGTTTTCCCCGCGGACGCCAGGAGCGCTGCCTCGGCGGGGATGTCGCGGTAGGAGGTATCGCCGTCGTCCGCTGTCCCTGCCTTGGCGCTCTGCGGTGCACGGGTGAGCGGCAGCCGGGTCTGGGAACTGCCGTGCTGATAGACCCAGTTCCAGGTCAGGGTCAACTGGTCCTCGGGGCCGAAGGCCGCGGTGAGAACCAATGCGGGCGGCTCGATCTCAGGGAACTCAACGGAGTCGTCACTGCTGGTGACCGGCAGGACCTGCCGCAGCCGCGGGTAGAACTTCTCGAGGAATACGGCGGCATCTGCCTTCGGCACCATTACCGGGGCGCCTTGGAGCAGCAGGCCCTTGTCCTGTTCCGTCAGGGTCTTGGCCGTGGGTGCCAGCGTGATGGTGTTCTGCGGCGAGCGGAGGTAAATACCGTGGCTGCCGATGATCCCGGCATCTTCCAGCGGGACCGGCGAGCCGTCCACTTCGAGTGTCGGCAGCAGCTGCAGGGGCGCCGGAGTGTCCCCGCCGGCGGCCCGGACATCCAGGGACAGGGTGGCTAGTTTCCCTACGCGGACGGCGGCGTCCTTCTTGGTGCCGACAAACGGGATGCCCAGCCGCACCGCTTCATCCAGCAGCTGCCAGAGCAGGGGATTGGCGAAGTCGTCGAGATACAGCCACGAGTCATTCTGCCCGAAGTAGCTCACGCCGTTGGAACGGTGCAGGGCCGGGAACTGGGAGAACCAGCGGTGCTGGTCCGGATCCAGCCGCAGCCCGTAGGTCTGGTAGCTGATGTTGCTCCACGCCAGGTTGTTCTTGACCCAGTTGCCCTTGGAATTGCGCACCACCGGACGCACCCCCAGACGGAAGGGCGTGGCCCGGTGCCGGCTGCGCGGGGTGGGAGCACCCCAGCGGGACGCCGCTGCCGCGGCAAAGTTCCGCAGCTCGAACTGCAGTCCCAGGGGAGTGGTTTCCGTGGGTTTGGTGCTGTCCGCCAGATCCGCATCGATCAGGGTCTGCAGGGACTGCTGCCAGGCCGGCACGGATGGCCGTATGGCGGGGGCGGAGAGCTCCTGCCGGGAAATCAAATGCTCGGTGTTGCTCTGCAGTGCTGCTGCGGCAACATGCTTGCAGTCGAAGCCGAGAGGGCAGCTGCAATGGTTATCCAGCAAGCGGTAGTCGCCCTGGCGTTTGGCGCCGAGCTGCAGCATGGTCCGGTAGGGGACGGAAGCGCCGCCGCGGACAGACGCGCGCAGCACCTCGCTTTGCGCATCCCACTCCAGGGCCTCCACGGCCCCGCCCTTGGCGTAGGTCTGGCCCCGCTGAAACGCTGATCCGCCGACCACGCGGATGACGTCGGTAACGTCTACGAGCGGAGGGGTTTCGAGCATGGTTTTATCGTCTCACGCAGTACTGACGGTTTCCGCCGCCCGGTTCCTTCGGGGATTTGGCAGGCTCCGGGGTGTCCTGTTTAGGATGTTAGTAGCGCGGGTCACAATGGCGTGATCTGCGTTTCACATTCCTTGTCGGTAACCTGCCTGGAACCGCCGTTTTCACACGCCAGAGCCGGCCGCCGTCGTCGTCCGCCCTCCTCCGCGTTAAGCCCCGGTGCAGTCCCGGCCCCGAAATACCCTTGCGCTATTATCGCCGCATGAATGATTCCGCTGGCCTCCAGGAATGGTCATCGTCAATGCTCACCGGCGAGCGGGTCCGCTTCCGGGAGCTTCGGGAACCCGACCTCGCACACCTCGCCGAGTGGTGGAATGACCCGGCCCAGGCGATCCTCCAGCAGGACCGGGTCACCGTCCGTCCGCAGGAGACCGCGGCGGCCATGTTCCGGACCTGGAGCAAGAATGAGTCACCGTCAGGTTTCGGTTACAGCATTGTCAATCCGGCCGAAAAGCTGATCGGTCATATCAGTGTCTGGGGTATATCCGTTCCGGAACGGATTGCCACCATGGCGATCATCATTAGTCCGGAATTCCAGGACCAGGGCCTGGGCCGGGAATCCCTGCAACTCGGACTGCGGATTGTCTTTGATGAAATGGGTGCGCATAAGGCCGAACTGCAGACATGGTCCTATAACTCGAGGGCCATCCACCTGTATCGCTCGCTGGGGTTCCGGGAGGAAGGGCGACGCCGCGCGGCCGTGTTCCACCGTGGAGAGTTCCACGACCAGGTGCTGCTCGGGATGCTGGAAGAGGAATACCGGGCCGCGGGCTAGGACAGTCCGGCGGATGAACCGGAACCGCCGTGGATTTCAACGCGCTCAATCCAGTCCCGAATCAGTGCTGAGACCAGCGCCGGACGTTCGAGGTGGAGGTTGTGCCCCGCGGCGTCCAGCACGGTGAAGGTGCCGCGCGGGTAATGCTCGCGCACTGCCCAGCCGTCTTCATATCCCGTGACATGGTCCTGCCGGCCGAAAATATGCAGGGACGGTGCTTCGAACGGCTGCGGGTGGGCGAGCTCGGGCTCCGTGTCCAGCGCGTAGTTTGCGGCGATCTGTTCCATAAGTGCCTGATCCGCACCCTGGAGGCCAGGGAACACGTATTCGGAGAAGCCCGCAAAAACGTCGGCTGTCTGCAGGACCGCCTCGTCCTCGAAGTCGGATGAGCCCTCTGCCGCTGCCTTCATTAGGGCAGGGTCCCGGTGAATGATTTGCCGGGGCGGCAGGATCCGGTCTTCGTGAACTGCCGTGAACACCGATACCAGGGTCGCCAGCCCGAGCACCTGGTCCTTCAGGGTATGGGCAACGTGACGGGCCACCATGCCGCCGAAGGAATTTCCGATCAGGGCAAACGGCTCGTCGCCGAGCCGGTTCCTCATTTCGTCGACGACGCCGTCGGCCACCTCTTGGGCGCCGGCGGCGGGCTTCCGGGAGCCGTTCTCGGCCCACGGAAGGTCAAGATAAATGCGACGCCAGGCAAGGTCGCCAAGGGCGCTTTCCAGGGGCAGCAGGATCCGGTGGTCCACGCCAAACCCATGTATGAGCACCAGGGGTTGGCCGTTTCCTATTTCGCGGGCTATCACCCCGCGATCCTATGCGTGCTCCTGGTCTCACCGGCGGAGCGACTGGCCGTGCACTGGTAGACCCGGCATTTGATGCTCTTCAACAGGACGCGCCCTGAACTGAACCGGGCTTAGCCCGGGTTCTCGAGACTGTCCGCCATCTGTAGCAGCTCGACACTAAGCTGGCGGGCACGCGCCGCAACTGCATCTCCTGCCTGCCCGGGGTGCCTGCTTCGCGGCCGCCCTGTGTTCGGAGCATCGCCGGTTCCGGTGCCGTCCGAACCGGCGGGCTCACGCTGGATGTTAATGTCGAAAACCACATGATCCGGGTGGTGCCAAGTCGAGAACACTTCAACAGCGTTGCCGTCGGCGTCATAGCTGGTGCCCTCCAAAAGCAGGACGGGAGAGCCCTCCTTCAGGGCAAGCAATGACATAAGATGCTCGTCGCCCGGCACTGCCCTGATCTGACGCTTGCCGGAGACGATTCCGACGTCGAACTTGGATTTCATCACGGCATGCAGCGAGGCGTCGGTAAGGTCTCCAACGGTAAGGGCAGAGAACCTCGGTAAAGGCAACCAGGTGTGAATGACGGCTATAGGAACGCCGTCCGCAGACCTGAGCCTTTCAACAGAGAGCACCTGTGATGTACCGAGGACAGCCGTCACCGCGTCGGCCGGCTGCTCGGTTAAGGACAGTACCTCCGTGCCCACGCTGGCCCCGGTGCCGGCGACCTGCGTGGAAAGGCCGGATATTTCATGTATCAGCCGGTGGTGTTCCCGGCGCGGGGCCACCGTGCTGCCCCTGCCCCTGCCGCGCAGGATAAGGCCGTCCATCTCCAGTGCGCCCAGTGCCTGCCGAACCACCGAGCGGGAGACACCGAAACGCACCTGTAGCTGTGCCTCGCTTGGCAGCGAAGTTCCCGGTGGCAGTGAATGATTGAGGATCTGTGCCCGTAGGTGTTCGCGAAGCTGTAGGTGAAGCGGCTCAGTGCTGTCGGCGTTGAGCGGGCGTCCCAGGTCGTTAGGTGTGTCCATTACAAGTAAGTATGGACGCAATCGACCTGGGACGGACATTTGGCTACTAGTTCTTCTGTGCCGTCTGCCATACGTGGTCCCACCCTGGTGCAAGCTGCGCAGCGCGGCGAAGCGACAGGACCAGGCTGGTCTCCCTGGCAATTCCCTTTCCTGCAATATCGAATGCCGTGCCGTGGTCCACCGAAACCCGAACGACCGGGAGGCCAACGGTGATATTGACGCCGTCGTCCCCATACACGGCCTTGAAAGGTGCGTGTCCCTGGTCGTGGTAGCAGGCAATGACCATATTCCACTTGCCATTGACGGCCGCCGGGATAAGGGCATCAGCGGGCAACGGTCCGTGCACATTGATTCCAGCCTCACGTGCGGCCGCGACGGCGGGTGCAAGGATATCGGCGTCTTCATCACCGAAGAGACGGTTTTCGCCGGCATGCGGGTTCAGCCCAGCCAGTCCAATCGGTTCGTCGGGCCGACCCAGGGCCTTGGTGAAAGCACTGACGAGTTCGATTACGTTTCCGGTACGCTCCGGCGTGACATCGTCAATGGCGCGGCGCAGGGAAACATGCGTGGTCAGGTGGAAGAAGTACAGGTCCCCGGCGGACAGGACAAGGCTGAAATTCTCCACTCCGAATTCGTGCGCCAGCAGTTCGGTATGCCCGGGCCATTTGTGTCCCCCGGCATGCATTGCTGCCTTGTTAAGCGGGGCAGTTACGATTCCCTGAACCCTGCCTTCACGGGCCAGACGACATGCCTCGACGACGAAACGGTAGGAGGCGTCACCCGCCACAGGGCTGAGTTCCCCGAGCTTCACATCGGCCAACGAGGGGCCGGTCTGGAGGAGTTCAATGGTGCCGGGCTTATTGGTGGCATCCTCCAACGAGTCCAGTACCCGAACCACGTCGGGGTCACCACCGACGTTTAAGACGCCGGCGCGCATGGCGGACTCATCGCCTATAACAATGGGGGTGCACTCGGATCGCAGCTCATCGTGTCCGAGGAGAGCCTTGGCCGTAATTTCAGGGCCGATTCCTGCGACGTCCCCGAGAGTCAGGGCTAGGACGGGATTGCTCATGAGTATGCCTCCGTTGGTAGAGCTATGTGCTTGGTTAGTTCATTCACGGTTTCGAGCAGGGCTGACGCTTCTCCGAAGCCGCCGGCTTTCGTCACGACGACTTTCCCGGCAGCGCTGCCGCCCTCGATTACCCCGCGCGGGATGCCTTCCTGGATGGCCCCTGTGACCCGCAATGCCAACGCGCCGAGCGCATCGAGCACCGCGTGTGCGCCGTCTCCGCCCACCAGAACGAGGGCATCGAAATTTCCTTGGCCCATGGCTCGGCGAACCACCGCGGCAACCCGACGTGCAACAGCGGCGCCGGTGAGTTGGAGAAGGGGACCGCCTTCCGGGGGAAGGATTATCACTACCTTCGGCAGAGTTTCAGTCGCGGCCAGTTGCCCGGAAGTCCAGGAATCGAGGTCTTCCCAGACGGCGAACAGGTCTGCATCGGGCTGCAGTACGAGAAGGTCGGCTGGAGCCAGCCGTGCCCGGAGGTGAGCGGTCTGCGCCTTGGCTACGTCGTGGACGGAACTAACGACCACGACTATTCGCTTGGCCGGTTGGGTCGGCGGCTGCACTTCCAAAGCCTCGGATGTGGCCAGCCAGGCCTCGGACATGGCTGCTGCCAGCCCAGCAGATCCCGCAGGGACGGCCATGGGTCCGGCGGCAGCGATGGCATCCGCCAGGACACGGAGTTCGGCATCCGAGGCGGCATTCACTGCTACCACGCCCTCAGCGGCGGCTTCCTTCAATAACCCGGCATTGATTACCGGCGAAGTGTCGGAAAGGGTGATGATCCTGGTGCCGGGTAGCAGCTCGGCCATTTCATTGGTGGTCACGGGGGTCACCGGATCCCGCCCTGCGGGGGAATCGGTCAGCGGCAGGCCGTGTACCCACAGGGTTCCGTTTTCCATCGTGCGGCCCATAGCGGGGTAGGAAGGGCAAACGACCGCAAAGCCAGCAGGATGGTACTTCCGCCAAGCCGCAAGCGCTCCCTTCAGCTGGTCCGCCACGCTGCCGCGCATGGTGGAGTCGATCTTTAGGTAGAGGCGGTCTACGCCCCTTTTCATCAGGCT
Encoded proteins:
- a CDS encoding FMN reductase; translated protein: MVDRRIVVVSGGLGVPSSSRMLADALASAAKAEIEGLGLSASVSTFELREYAVDIANNMVTGYAAPRLDAAINELIAADALVAVTPVFTASMSGLFKSFFDVIDNTALDGKPVLLGATGGSARHSMVLDYSLRPMFSYLRARVAPTAVYAAPGDWGTGETGTGSLDQRVHRAAGELVALLGDAPVQKRRDPAQSLPFEELLAQTQRK
- a CDS encoding MarR family winged helix-turn-helix transcriptional regulator, which codes for MANQERPIGFWLKLVDQLVDDQFGASFEEHGVTRRQWQMMNLLVEGPATQKELSDGLRPFFPAVETGTSAELIEELRESGWVLLEDGQYQLTDLGSRSLENLRGAVDRIRQLMTDNITEEEYTALLAVLQRMASNLGWDGDVASGPRVDT
- a CDS encoding DEAD/DEAH box helicase; this translates as MLETPPLVDVTDVIRVVGGSAFQRGQTYAKGGAVEALEWDAQSEVLRASVRGGASVPYRTMLQLGAKRQGDYRLLDNHCSCPLGFDCKHVAAAALQSNTEHLISRQELSAPAIRPSVPAWQQSLQTLIDADLADSTKPTETTPLGLQFELRNFAAAAASRWGAPTPRSRHRATPFRLGVRPVVRNSKGNWVKNNLAWSNISYQTYGLRLDPDQHRWFSQFPALHRSNGVSYFGQNDSWLYLDDFANPLLWQLLDEAVRLGIPFVGTKKDAAVRVGKLATLSLDVRAAGGDTPAPLQLLPTLEVDGSPVPLEDAGIIGSHGIYLRSPQNTITLAPTAKTLTEQDKGLLLQGAPVMVPKADAAVFLEKFYPRLRQVLPVTSSDDSVEFPEIEPPALVLTAAFGPEDQLTLTWNWVYQHGSSQTRLPLTRAPQSAKAGTADDGDTSYRDIPAEAALLASAGKTLHAVPRNRTLREIEAAEFTEHVLPELEKLDGVRVEIEGTRPDYRELLEAPKLKITTVETERRDWFDLAVMVTVEGRLVPFADIFKAIAQGKTKLLLVDRTYLSLDRPEFEHLHALINEAQGLQEWDTGELSISRYQAGLWSELEGLAEETEEAVAWRESVSALLNLESVDPVPLPAGLQASLRPYQQDGFNWLAFLWNHGLGGILADDMGLGKTLQTLALLAHAREQGGTKPAHPFLVVAPTSVVPNWASEAARFTPGLKVVTVSDTSGKSRVPLAEVVAGADVVLTSYAVFRLDFASYRKLDWDGLILDEAQFVKNRVTRVHQCARDLPAPFKLAITGTPMENNLMELWGLFAIVAPGLFPSARKFADEYQRPIERGDSPELLARLRRRIRPLLMRRTKEAVAKDLPEKQEQILEVELHPKHRKIYETHLQRERQKLMGLIQDMDRNRMIVFRSLTLLRMLSLDASLVEAEEYDGVPSAKLDVLFEQLEDITAEGHRALIFSQFTSFLKKAAQRLDEQGIKYAYLDGSTRNRAEVIASFKDGVVPVFLISLKAGGFGLNLTEADYVFLLDPWWNPAAESQAVDRTHRIGQKNNVMVYRMVARDTIEEKVMALKEQKAKLFSSVMDDDAVFSSALTADDIRSLLQ
- a CDS encoding GNAT family N-acetyltransferase yields the protein MNDSAGLQEWSSSMLTGERVRFRELREPDLAHLAEWWNDPAQAILQQDRVTVRPQETAAAMFRTWSKNESPSGFGYSIVNPAEKLIGHISVWGISVPERIATMAIIISPEFQDQGLGRESLQLGLRIVFDEMGAHKAELQTWSYNSRAIHLYRSLGFREEGRRRAAVFHRGEFHDQVLLGMLEEEYRAAG
- a CDS encoding alpha/beta fold hydrolase is translated as MLIHGFGVDHRILLPLESALGDLAWRRIYLDLPWAENGSRKPAAGAQEVADGVVDEMRNRLGDEPFALIGNSFGGMVARHVAHTLKDQVLGLATLVSVFTAVHEDRILPPRQIIHRDPALMKAAAEGSSDFEDEAVLQTADVFAGFSEYVFPGLQGADQALMEQIAANYALDTEPELAHPQPFEAPSLHIFGRQDHVTGYEDGWAVREHYPRGTFTVLDAAGHNLHLERPALVSALIRDWIERVEIHGGSGSSAGLS
- a CDS encoding GntR family transcriptional regulator gives rise to the protein MDTPNDLGRPLNADSTEPLHLQLREHLRAQILNHSLPPGTSLPSEAQLQVRFGVSRSVVRQALGALEMDGLILRGRGRGSTVAPRREHHRLIHEISGLSTQVAGTGASVGTEVLSLTEQPADAVTAVLGTSQVLSVERLRSADGVPIAVIHTWLPLPRFSALTVGDLTDASLHAVMKSKFDVGIVSGKRQIRAVPGDEHLMSLLALKEGSPVLLLEGTSYDADGNAVEVFSTWHHPDHVVFDINIQREPAGSDGTGTGDAPNTGRPRSRHPGQAGDAVAARARQLSVELLQMADSLENPG
- the pdxA gene encoding 4-hydroxythreonine-4-phosphate dehydrogenase PdxA codes for the protein MSNPVLALTLGDVAGIGPEITAKALLGHDELRSECTPIVIGDESAMRAGVLNVGGDPDVVRVLDSLEDATNKPGTIELLQTGPSLADVKLGELSPVAGDASYRFVVEACRLAREGRVQGIVTAPLNKAAMHAGGHKWPGHTELLAHEFGVENFSLVLSAGDLYFFHLTTHVSLRRAIDDVTPERTGNVIELVSAFTKALGRPDEPIGLAGLNPHAGENRLFGDEDADILAPAVAAAREAGINVHGPLPADALIPAAVNGKWNMVIACYHDQGHAPFKAVYGDDGVNITVGLPVVRVSVDHGTAFDIAGKGIARETSLVLSLRRAAQLAPGWDHVWQTAQKN
- a CDS encoding four-carbon acid sugar kinase family protein gives rise to the protein MPAVHSHARLIGIAADDVTGATDSAVQFSRSGWISRLMLDTAQADQLEAGSAVAVSSDARPMEALSAQATTVEAVESLMKRGVDRLYLKIDSTMRGSVADQLKGALAAWRKYHPAGFAVVCPSYPAMGRTMENGTLWVHGLPLTDSPAGRDPVTPVTTNEMAELLPGTRIITLSDTSPVINAGLLKEAAAEGVVAVNAASDAELRVLADAIAAAGPMAVPAGSAGLAAAMSEAWLATSEALEVQPPTQPAKRIVVVVSSVHDVAKAQTAHLRARLAPADLLVLQPDADLFAVWEDLDSWTSGQLAATETLPKVVIILPPEGGPLLQLTGAAVARRVAAVVRRAMGQGNFDALVLVGGDGAHAVLDALGALALRVTGAIQEGIPRGVIEGGSAAGKVVVTKAGGFGEASALLETVNELTKHIALPTEAYS